GTCTTTGCCGACCCCGGCATCGCGATGGTAGGGAAGCGCTTTGAATCCGGTGACAGCAACATGCTTGTGGGGGAAGCGGACTTTCACCATCAGGGACGTGCACAAGCCGGTCAGCGCGACCGAGGCGTCTTACGCATTTACGCAGAATCGGAAAGCGGCAGGCTGCTCGGCGCAGAGATGTGCGTGCCGGCCGCGGAACACCTGGCGCATTTGCTGGCACTGGCTATCGAACGCTCGCTGACGGTCCACGACATGCTGCGATTGCCTTTCTACCACCCGGTCCTGGAGGAGAGTGTTCGCACCGCCCTGCGCGAGTTGGCGGCACAACTACCATCATGCGGCGAGTCCGACCTCGCGGGTTGCGAGCCTCTCAATGCCGAGGCGCTGGAATAATCGCGCGGATTCATCCATACGTTGCCCCGTCCTGGTGATGACGTTACTGTAGAAAGTACGCATGCAACAGCCTATAATCGCTTCGATGCGAACGTCCATATGCCTGTTCCCCCCGGCAAGTCGTGATCGAACTCGCCCTTCATAATCGTTTATTTGTCTTAAACCGTTTACTTATCTCAGTCTGATTCGATTTACATACTGCGATTTTTCCAGCAGACACATGGCAAATCGTTTTGATGCGGATACCGTTTCCTTGCGTGTGCCCGAGCTATGCAATGATCGGTTCGCATAGAATTTGTGAAGTCCTGGGCTACATGAGGAGTCTGTTTTATGAACGAATTCGCGTTTGCCAGAGTACTCCACGTCTTGGGCGTTGTGTTCTGGATTGGTGGCGTAGCGATGGTAACGACGGTGTTGATTCCGGCGATGGCCCAAATGAGATCGTCATCCGAGCGAATGGAATTTTTCGGCCGTATTGAAAGCCGCTTCGCTCCTCAGGCACGCTTCACGACATTGCTCGTCGGTTTGAGTGGTTTTTACATGGTGCATATACTCAACGCCTGGAGCCGATTTGCAGAACTTCGCTACTGGTGGATGCACGCCATGGTTCTGGTATGGGGGATCTTTACCTTGATGCTGTTCGTGGTGGAACCCTTCGTGTTGCGTCGGCAAGTCAGGCGCACGGATAACGGGGACCCCGATAAAAACTTCAGACGGATGCGGCGCATGCACCAGGTATTGTTAAGTCTGAGCCTTGTTGCTGTTGCGGGGGCCGTGGCCGGCAGTCACGGCTGGATGCTGCCAGGGGACTAAGCATGAGCTACGCGGCGATAAAGATGATTCACGTCACCAGCGTAGTCATCAGCTACCTGCTGTTTTCACTACGTGGGATATGGATGATGCAGGACTCCGTAGCCCTGAAACAACGCTGGGTTAAAATAACGCCTCACATCGTCGATACCGTATTGCTGACAAGCGCCATCGCCCTGGCTGTCAAGATCGGGCAGGACCCGATACATGACTCGTGGCTCGGCGCCAAAGTTGTGGGTCTGCTGATATATATTGCGCTTGGCATGGTGACACTGCGATTTGGCAAAACCCGCAATGCGAGGATTTACGCGTGGATTGCGGCTCAGTTTGTTTTTTTTTACATCGTTCTCGTTGCGGTGACAAAAAACCCGGCATTATATTTCGGTGCAACCTCGTAATACTGAAACTAAAGATAGTTTCGGGTCGTCAAAAAACAGCTCTACAACGCGGTAAAATCCCAGCGTACGATTTACAGTGCATAGCACTCCACGCGATATTGCTTTAAGCTCAACCTTTTGGTTCTCCAAGAAGTGATATTGGAACTGTTTTTTCGACTTTATACTTCGCCTCATTTCATTCCCCTGTCCGATCACGGTCGGTTCTTTTCACCTGACATGCAGATTTCTCCACTTTCCACTCATTGCCAGACATGCTAGCGCGTTGGTGGATTTATCTTCTCGCTGCTGTTTCCGCACTGGGTCTTCTCGCGGTTTTATTGACCGGTTTCGCCGCTCTGGTTACGATTCCCACCCTTCCGTCGCTGGAAGCCCTGACCGAATATCGCCCCAAAATTCCTTTGCGCGTTTACAGCGCAGAAGGGATCCTCATAGGCGAATTCGGTGAAGAACGGCGGGAAATGGTAAAAATCGGCGCGGCTCCCCAGCGCCTCAAGCAGGCCATCCTTGCAGCGGAGGACGATCGTTTCTACCAGCATGGCGGGGTGGATTACATTGGCATACTGCGCGCAGCCTACTCCAATTTCACCTCCGGCGGCGTACGGCAGGGAGCCAGCACGATCACTATGCAGGTCGCGCGTAATTTTTTCCTGACGAAGGAAAAAACCTTAACCAGAAAATTCAGCGAGGCTTTGCTTGCCTTCAAGATCGAACATAGCTTGAGCAAGGACGAAATCCTCGAACTCTACTTTAATCAGATTTATCTGGGGCAGCGAGCTTACGGTTTTGCCGCCGCCGCGCAGGTCTATTTTGGAAAATCTCTGAATAACATTAATCTCGCGGAAGCAGCGATGCTCGCAGGTCTGCCGAAAGCGCCGTCGCGCTTCAACCCCGTAGTCAATCCCAAGCGCGCCAAGACACGCCAACTCTACGTCCTCAGGCGCATGAATGACCTTGGCTATATCTCCAGCGAAGAGTTCAAAGGAGCGGAAAAACAACCGATACAGGTGAAGCGCGAGTCACAGGAATTTGGAATGCGCGCGGACTATGTGGCGGAAATGGCGCGTCAGGCAGTTTTCGAACGCCATCAGGACGATACGTATAGCAAAGGTTTTAAAGTCTATACCACGGTTCGGCGATCGGATCAGGAAGCCGCCTATAAAGCAGTGCGTCAGGGCGTAATGGACTACGACCGGCGTCACGGATACCGCGGTCCCGAAGCGGTGATAGATTTATCGAAAAACGGCGCCGATCGGGAGGAGATGCTCGAAGATGCGCTTCAGGAAGTGGCCGATAGCGGTGACATCCACGCCGCTGTCGCCTTGGCCGTGGATCCCAAGCTGGTACGGGCGTATCGCAGAGGCGGAGAAATTGTTGAGATCAGCGGAGATGGCCTCAAGTTCGCGCAAAAATTTCTTACTACCAAAGCTGCCCCCGGCCAGCAGAATATTCGCCCGGGCTCATTAATCCGGATACGTAAAAACGATAAGGGAGCGTGGCAAATTATACAGCTCCCTCAGGTCGAAGCCTCACTGGTCGCGGTGAATCCGCGGGATGGCGCGATCCGTGCCATAGTGGGCGGGTTTGACTTCAACCGAAACCAATTCAATCACGTCACGCAGGCATGGCGTCAGCCAGGATCGAGCTTCAAGCCATTCATCTATTCTGCCGCGCTGGAGAAGGGTTTCACGCCCGCAACGGTCATCAATGATGCGCCCCTTTCCTTCACTGCCGAAGAAACAGGAAGCGAGCAGTGGGATCCGCGGAACTATGATGGAAATTACGAGGGTCCATTGCGCATGCGCGAGGCGCTGGCGAAATCGAAGAATCTGGTCTCCATCCGCATTCTGCAGTCCATCGACGTTCAATATGCGCAGGATTACGTTGCCCGCTTTGGATTCGACCCCAAGCAACACCCTCCCTATCTGACAATGGCGCTGGGCGCCGGATCGGTGACGCCTATTCAAATGGCGATTGGTTATGCGGCATTCGCCAATGGCGGGTTCCGGATATCACCCTATTTCATCCAACGCATCGAAGATGAAAAAGGCAACATCCTGGAACAGGCAAAACCCGTGCTGGCGGGAGAGGGGGCGAAGCAAATCATTGATCCTCGTAATGCATTCCTCATGACCAGCATAATGCAGGATGTGGTGCAGCGCGGCACGGCCACTAAAGCACGACAGCTCGGTCGTGCCGATCTGGCGGGAAAGACAGGCACGACCAGCAATTATGTGGATGCATGGTTTTGCGGCTATCAAGGAGATTTGGTCGCTATTGCCTGGATCGGCTTTGACAACCCCAAATCCCTGGGAAATAACGAAACCGGGAGTCACGCCGCCTTGCCAATGTGGATGAGCTATATGGGCCAAGCATTAAAAGGCATGCCGGTTTCCGTTTATAAGCCACCTTCCGGAATTGCAACCGCGAAAATCAATCCCGAAACGGGCTTGAGAGAACCGGCCGGCACCTTGACGGAATATTTTTTGGAGGAGCAATTGCCCCCGGAAGCGGAGGATAAGGTGGAAAAGGTGGAAAAGGTGGAGAAAGTGGACAAGGTGGACGGTCATCTGAAGTCGGTAGAAGACATCATAAATGAGTTCCTGTCCCCTTGAGATCGAGCGGGAAATTACGTCATATCTTAGACGCCACTGTTCCTTCTACTTCACCCATTGCGCTGCGTCGAGGGCGAAGTAAGTCAAAATAGCGTCCGCGCCTGCGCGCTTGAACGCCAGCAAAGCCTCGAGCACGCACGCTCTTTCGTCCAGCCAGCCGTTTTGAGCAGCAGCCTTAAGCATGGCGTATTCTCCACTCACCTGATAAACAAATGTTGGCGCGCCAAACTCGTCCTTTATGCGCCGAACAATATCGAGGTAGGGCATACCGGGCTTGATCATCACCATGTCAGCCCCCTCATCCAGATCCAGGCCAACCTCCCAAAGCGCCTCATCCGAGTTGGCGGGGTCCATCTGATACGTGTATTTATTGCCCGCCCCCAAGTTGGCGGCAGAACCAACCGCGTCGCGAAAAGGGCCGTAGAAACTGGAAGCATATTTCGCAGAGTAAGCCAGAATACGGGTATGAATGCACCCCGCGTTCTCAAGAACGGCTCGAACTGCGGCGATGCGCCCGTCCATCATGTCTGATGGCGCCACTACGTCCGCGCCCGCCTGAGCGTGTATCAGGGCCTGCTGCGCCAGAACGGCTACAGTTTCATCGTTCAGCACATAACCACTGTCATCAATCAGTCCATCCTGGCCATGACTCGTGTAAGGGTCGAGAGCGATATCGGTAATAACGCCAAGCTCGGGAAAACGCTTCTTCAGTTCACTCACGACACGCGGCACAAGTCCCAAAGGATTGGCCGCTTCGGCAGCGGTCAGATCTTTAAGGCTCGAGTCGATAACCGGAAAAATAGCCATCGCCGGCACGCCGAGCTCCAGGCATTTTTCCGCCTGATACAGTAGCAGGTCAAGGCTCTGCCGCACCACGCCAGGCATTGAGGATACGTTCTCCTCGCGTTTGTTTCCATCCAGGACAAATACGGGATAAATCAGATCGTCCGGGTCCAGACGATTCTCTCGCATCAGGCGACGTGAAAAATCATCGCGGCGCATACGCCGCATTCTCTTCTGTGGAAATTCGCTTAAAAATGACATGGTTGCGGCCTAAAAAGAAATAAATTGATAAATATATAAAACCGGGGAACTTGTCCGCGAAATCTTTATCTTACCTGCAGACGTTATTTATTGTCTCCCGCTTTTCCTCCCTGAGCGGGTTACCTTAATCCCTATTAAGGTAGTTTGCCCCCGGTTTTATTCCCCTTTAACCGGGGGTTTTTTATTTTTTCAGGTCAGCGACTTCTCCCGGATCGGTTTTCTCCTCCAGCCACGTTCCGAGCAAGGTCGCGGCTTCTTCCACCCCTTCCCTCGTTAAACTGGAAAATAACTGTACACTGCCTTGCGGGTAGGCATCCTGCAACAAAGCCTGCACTTGGCTGAGGGTTTTTCGAGCCTGCTGTCTGGAAAGCTTATCCGATTTCGTAAGCAGCACATGCACCGGCTTTCCCGTTGGCGCGAACCAGTCGAGCATCTGGCGGTCAAGCGGCGTTAACGGGTGACGCACATCCATGATCAGGACCATGCCGTAAAGGGGTTCCCGCGTTTGAAGATAAGTGCTGAGCAAGCGTTCCCAATGCTGACGAATTTCAGAGGGTACTTTAGCGTAACCATAACCCGGGAGATCCACCAAAAAGCCATGGTCCAACTGGAAAAAATTCAGGTTTTGGGTACGTCCAGGGGTCTTGCTGACGAAAGCAAGACGACTGCGGTTGGTAAGCGAGTTGATTGCGCTGGATTTACCTGCATTGGAGCGTCCGGCGAAGGCGATCTCCACGCCATCGGGCGCAGGCAATTGCCGCAACTGATTAACGGTAGTGTAAAAGGATGCGTGCTGAAAAACAGACATGTTTTCTTACTCAGGACGGGCAACACGAGAGGAGATTAATTTGAGCGCTGCGTCGACAGTTCGGTTCGCCGCTACGGCGGCGTTTCGGGATTTTCCTGAGCAATTGCAAATAAACCCTCCAATACAAGGTTATCAATCACTTTGACCGTCACGCTAAGCTGGGATTGGAGCAGCTGAGCCGCTCCGCCGCTCAGGATACAGACAGGCGCATGGCCCAGGGTATTGGTGAGCAGAGCCGCCATGCGCTCGACGGCGCCCGCCATGGCATGCGTCGCGCCGCTGTATATCGCATCCGCCGTACTGTCCGGATAATCGCAAAATTCCCCGTCATCCTTGTTCGGGACTGCGGTATTACCGATGAGGGTCTTTCGCATCAGATCAAAACCGGGTGTAATGATGCCGCCAAGGAATTCTCCTGTGTCGGAAAGCGCATCCACCGTCATAGCGGTTCCGGCGTCAACCACAAGACAACCCTGCCGTTCCGTCTGCCATGCCGCGACTAGCGCTGCCCAGCGGTCGCTGCCCAACTGAGCCGGATTGGCGTAGTAGTTGCGTACGCCGCACTGGTACGCGACAGCGATAGCCCAACGCGGCTCTATATTCCATCGAGAAAACAGCATAGACAGTTCGGCTTTGGCCTCAGCCCCGGCAACATCGGAAACCATGATACACGAGGGTTCCCTCAGTTTTTGCCATTCCTGCTCCAGCAACGTGATTTCTTCTTGCGCCACTGCTCCTCTTTGGAGCCAAGTAAGTCCGTCGCGTAACGCCCACTTGATGTTTGTGTTGCCTGAATCAACCAGTAGAAAAAGCGGATCCATGTCACTCCATCTTGTACAGCGTGATCTCGCCGCTGTTAAAGCGCTGAACCCCGGCGAAAGTTCTTAGAAGCAACGATCCGTCATCTGCCACGCCATGAATCACGCCTTCAAGACTGGAGCCGTCGGGGAAGCCAAGTCTGACTACTTTATTTTCACAACAATGATGAGCCAGCCACTCTTGCTTAAACAGACTGAAGCCTTCGCGCTCAAAATCTCTTAATGCACTTGTGAGCGACATCAGGAGCGCAGCCAGGAATCTATTGCGGTCTGGGGTCTCCCCGCTGATGGAGTACACGTCCGTGACCCCCTGATCTATGCGCGCGTGGGTCACGTTCGACAGTTTCAGGTTGAGCCCCACCCCGATCACGGCCATCGTGGGGCCAAGCATATCTCCGTGCAATTCGATCAGGATGCCAGCCAGCTTGCACATGTTATAAAGAACGTCGTTGGGCCACTTCAACACGGCGCCCTCCACGCCCGCGGACTCAAGTGTGCGTATTATGGCTAATCCAATTACGAGACTTAAACCCGCCAGCAAGCTC
The window above is part of the Nitrosospira sp. Is2 genome. Proteins encoded here:
- a CDS encoding CopD family protein, whose translation is MNEFAFARVLHVLGVVFWIGGVAMVTTVLIPAMAQMRSSSERMEFFGRIESRFAPQARFTTLLVGLSGFYMVHILNAWSRFAELRYWWMHAMVLVWGIFTLMLFVVEPFVLRRQVRRTDNGDPDKNFRRMRRMHQVLLSLSLVAVAGAVAGSHGWMLPGD
- a CDS encoding SirB2 family protein, with protein sequence MSYAAIKMIHVTSVVISYLLFSLRGIWMMQDSVALKQRWVKITPHIVDTVLLTSAIALAVKIGQDPIHDSWLGAKVVGLLIYIALGMVTLRFGKTRNARIYAWIAAQFVFFYIVLVAVTKNPALYFGATS
- a CDS encoding penicillin-binding protein 1A, which codes for MLARWWIYLLAAVSALGLLAVLLTGFAALVTIPTLPSLEALTEYRPKIPLRVYSAEGILIGEFGEERREMVKIGAAPQRLKQAILAAEDDRFYQHGGVDYIGILRAAYSNFTSGGVRQGASTITMQVARNFFLTKEKTLTRKFSEALLAFKIEHSLSKDEILELYFNQIYLGQRAYGFAAAAQVYFGKSLNNINLAEAAMLAGLPKAPSRFNPVVNPKRAKTRQLYVLRRMNDLGYISSEEFKGAEKQPIQVKRESQEFGMRADYVAEMARQAVFERHQDDTYSKGFKVYTTVRRSDQEAAYKAVRQGVMDYDRRHGYRGPEAVIDLSKNGADREEMLEDALQEVADSGDIHAAVALAVDPKLVRAYRRGGEIVEISGDGLKFAQKFLTTKAAPGQQNIRPGSLIRIRKNDKGAWQIIQLPQVEASLVAVNPRDGAIRAIVGGFDFNRNQFNHVTQAWRQPGSSFKPFIYSAALEKGFTPATVINDAPLSFTAEETGSEQWDPRNYDGNYEGPLRMREALAKSKNLVSIRILQSIDVQYAQDYVARFGFDPKQHPPYLTMALGAGSVTPIQMAIGYAAFANGGFRISPYFIQRIEDEKGNILEQAKPVLAGEGAKQIIDPRNAFLMTSIMQDVVQRGTATKARQLGRADLAGKTGTTSNYVDAWFCGYQGDLVAIAWIGFDNPKSLGNNETGSHAALPMWMSYMGQALKGMPVSVYKPPSGIATAKINPETGLREPAGTLTEYFLEEQLPPEAEDKVEKVEKVEKVDKVDGHLKSVEDIINEFLSP
- the hemB gene encoding porphobilinogen synthase, coding for MSFLSEFPQKRMRRMRRDDFSRRLMRENRLDPDDLIYPVFVLDGNKREENVSSMPGVVRQSLDLLLYQAEKCLELGVPAMAIFPVIDSSLKDLTAAEAANPLGLVPRVVSELKKRFPELGVITDIALDPYTSHGQDGLIDDSGYVLNDETVAVLAQQALIHAQAGADVVAPSDMMDGRIAAVRAVLENAGCIHTRILAYSAKYASSFYGPFRDAVGSAANLGAGNKYTYQMDPANSDEALWEVGLDLDEGADMVMIKPGMPYLDIVRRIKDEFGAPTFVYQVSGEYAMLKAAAQNGWLDERACVLEALLAFKRAGADAILTYFALDAAQWVK
- the yihA gene encoding ribosome biogenesis GTP-binding protein YihA/YsxC; this encodes MSVFQHASFYTTVNQLRQLPAPDGVEIAFAGRSNAGKSSAINSLTNRSRLAFVSKTPGRTQNLNFFQLDHGFLVDLPGYGYAKVPSEIRQHWERLLSTYLQTREPLYGMVLIMDVRHPLTPLDRQMLDWFAPTGKPVHVLLTKSDKLSRQQARKTLSQVQALLQDAYPQGSVQLFSSLTREGVEEAATLLGTWLEEKTDPGEVADLKK
- a CDS encoding type III pantothenate kinase, with the protein product MDPLFLLVDSGNTNIKWALRDGLTWLQRGAVAQEEITLLEQEWQKLREPSCIMVSDVAGAEAKAELSMLFSRWNIEPRWAIAVAYQCGVRNYYANPAQLGSDRWAALVAAWQTERQGCLVVDAGTAMTVDALSDTGEFLGGIITPGFDLMRKTLIGNTAVPNKDDGEFCDYPDSTADAIYSGATHAMAGAVERMAALLTNTLGHAPVCILSGGAAQLLQSQLSVTVKVIDNLVLEGLFAIAQENPETPP
- a CDS encoding biotin--[acetyl-CoA-carboxylase] ligase, with translation MKPLTFSILRLLSDNEFHSGEIIARAMGVSRASISIALNDVNETGLTLQKVHGRGYRLLGPVQWLERDTVLKHLGGEANRFNLEMLDIIDSTSSYLLQRAARGSGAGSEHIHVVAAELQTSGRGRRGRRWYSGLGDGLAFSLLWRFQHGASLLAGLSLVIGLAIIRTLESAGVEGAVLKWPNDVLYNMCKLAGILIELHGDMLGPTMAVIGVGLNLKLSNVTHARIDQGVTDVYSISGETPDRNRFLAALLMSLTSALRDFEREGFSLFKQEWLAHHCCENKVVRLGFPDGSSLEGVIHGVADDGSLLLRTFAGVQRFNSGEITLYKME